In one window of Frigoriglobus tundricola DNA:
- a CDS encoding sigma factor-like helix-turn-helix DNA-binding protein translates to MIDEELARLPDKLRLPVVLCDLEGRPQREVAKHLNVAPATLATRLAAARRTLAQRLTRRGVTLSGGALAGLLGVHASAAAVPAALAARVVRGRSGGRRERARVRNRAQLSEGVLRTMLLAKLKAVAFLAVTALALTTGLGLGLVPAAGDGPGPGAPPPRRRSRGPRPNPPPAPRPV, encoded by the coding sequence GTGATCGACGAGGAACTCGCCCGCCTGCCGGACAAGCTCCGGCTCCCGGTCGTGCTGTGCGACCTGGAGGGCCGCCCGCAGCGCGAGGTGGCGAAGCACCTGAACGTGGCCCCGGCCACGCTCGCGACGCGGCTCGCGGCCGCCCGGCGCACGCTGGCGCAGCGGCTCACCCGCCGCGGCGTCACGCTCTCCGGCGGGGCGCTGGCGGGGCTGCTCGGGGTTCACGCGTCCGCCGCGGCCGTGCCGGCCGCACTGGCCGCCCGGGTGGTGCGCGGTCGAAGCGGGGGCCGCCGCGAACGCGCTCGTGTCCGCAACCGCGCCCAACTCTCGGAAGGCGTCCTGCGGACGATGCTGCTCGCCAAGTTGAAAGCGGTCGCGTTCCTCGCCGTGACCGCGCTCGCGCTGACGACCGGCCTCGGCCTGGGGCTCGTGCCCGCCGCCGGCGACGGGCCCGGCCCCGGCGCGCCCCCGCCCAGACGAAGGTCGCGGGGGCCGCGCCCGAACCCGCCGCCCGCCCCGCGGCCCGTCTGA
- a CDS encoding RNA polymerase sigma factor — protein sequence MHETDTALVVRARGGDRGAFEELVRRTSRLVYARLYLDVGRPDRAEDLLQETFLLAFRSLHSLQDAAGFRPWLLTIAHNVLIDDARRAMRQKRLAPVAETHATLVPSAELRPDEHAERAELHRRVLAALRALPQEYRLPLTLRYVTGADYESISEQLGLTNGSLRGLLHRGLKMLRDRLPPDLADDVGRE from the coding sequence ATGCACGAGACCGATACTGCCCTGGTCGTGCGGGCGCGCGGCGGGGACCGCGGCGCGTTCGAGGAACTGGTCCGCCGGACCTCCCGGTTGGTCTACGCGCGCCTGTACCTCGATGTCGGTCGGCCCGACCGGGCGGAAGATCTGTTGCAGGAAACGTTCCTGCTCGCGTTCCGCTCGCTCCACAGCCTCCAGGACGCGGCCGGCTTCCGCCCCTGGCTCCTGACCATCGCCCACAACGTCCTCATCGACGACGCCCGGCGCGCAATGCGTCAAAAACGGCTCGCCCCGGTCGCCGAGACACATGCAACGCTGGTGCCATCAGCCGAGTTGCGGCCGGACGAACACGCCGAGCGCGCCGAACTGCACCGGCGGGTACTCGCCGCGCTACGGGCGCTGCCGCAGGAGTACCGCCTTCCTCTGACGCTCCGGTACGTCACCGGGGCCGACTACGAGAGCATTAGCGAGCAACTCGGGCTGACCAACGGCTCGTTACGGGGCCTGTTGCACCGCGGCCTGAAAATGCTTCGCGACCGCCTGCCGCCCGATCTTGCTGACGACGTCGGGCGAGAGTGA
- a CDS encoding CoA-transferase subunit beta, producing MSFSPIELMICCAARELDDGKTVAVGTGLPCAAAMLAQRTHAPNLVVLFEAGGVAPLLPTMPVSVGDSTTFHRAVMATSMADVMQFCQRGMVDYTFLSGAQIDPFGNLNSTVIGPHAKPQVRLPGSGGANDLASFCWRTLIVMKHDPKKFVEKLDFLTSPGYLTGPGAREAAGLPSKTGPHRVITDLCVFDFAPDTKRMRVKSLHPGKTLDRVRAATGFALETCDPLGTTVEPNAEQLHILRTEVDPGRYILGRAS from the coding sequence ATGTCGTTCAGCCCGATCGAGCTGATGATCTGTTGTGCGGCCCGCGAACTCGACGACGGCAAGACCGTGGCCGTCGGCACCGGGCTGCCCTGCGCCGCGGCCATGCTCGCGCAGCGGACCCACGCGCCGAACCTGGTCGTCCTGTTCGAGGCCGGCGGCGTCGCCCCGCTGCTGCCGACGATGCCGGTCAGCGTCGGCGACAGCACCACGTTCCACCGGGCCGTGATGGCCACGTCGATGGCCGACGTGATGCAGTTCTGCCAGCGCGGGATGGTGGACTACACGTTCCTCTCGGGCGCGCAGATCGACCCGTTCGGCAACCTGAACTCGACGGTGATCGGGCCGCACGCGAAGCCCCAGGTGCGGCTCCCGGGGAGCGGCGGCGCGAACGATCTCGCGTCGTTCTGCTGGCGCACGCTGATCGTGATGAAGCACGACCCGAAAAAGTTCGTCGAGAAGCTCGATTTCCTGACGTCCCCCGGCTACCTGACCGGCCCCGGCGCGCGTGAGGCCGCCGGCCTGCCGTCGAAGACGGGGCCGCACCGCGTCATCACCGATTTGTGCGTGTTCGACTTCGCCCCGGACACAAAGCGAATGCGGGTGAAGAGCCTGCACCCCGGCAAGACGCTGGACCGGGTGCGGGCCGCGACCGGCTTCGCCCTCGAAACGTGCGACCCGCTCGGCACGACCGTCGAACCGAACGCGGAACAGCTCCACATCTTGCGGACCGAAGTCGATCCGGGGCGGTACATCCTGGGCCGCGCCTCGTAG
- a CDS encoding DUF4349 domain-containing protein produces the protein MSEHVWVQEHAAAYLAGGLDAQEAERLEAHARDCPACSSALAAAQQLDGVLSELFTTARPDPELGDRAVARLRAVPQRKALRRAARWAAAVAAVLLLASVGAVAGSLAAANGLRMPGGTDAALFRKDEEELAEDKRKIASKSSPRERSLTEPATADGNARSIDGFSETSLAYDPTNPKKSISGDFSRRSGQGQGGANFDGTYTGNFSNYNRPFNGYYSSQPLNDLFIKELKIKPPAAAPGLSGPPAGAGSATGMTPADSAAGVPGIKQILNFSYGVKPGTPGHDPKDTVQKNPEPNPEPMRRIVLRSGDIEFEIESFDAASATVTKLVLGVKGAFIATVNSDKLTNGKVKGAITVRVPPEHLDGLVLDLRRELGKGGELKGVKLASQDVTKAYTDLESRLKAARTMEQRLLQIIKDGKGEIKQLLEAEKELGMWRTKIEELEGEIRYYANLAALSTLTITLTEREIKAAATITEREVVQAGVEVEDVDKAYQQLLAAIADLKGRIIKSELKQLAAGQFNAALAFELAAESSGPIRDRLRMLGRVARLEIDRTVQTEGGTLPSGAKAKRGETGFVVQLYNLANVTPRETVTLQVAAPDVPAAYQALRDAVAKTTGRVLVAQLNQSDRQNVGAQFDFEVRRTDEGTVRATLDAAGEELTRQVARAAETDSVTDTKVLYRVTLVSAGRLKPRETITLTVEVADVDGTATLFAAQVAEARGRQVDAKLDRDSSGRTTATLVFEVPLTAADGLVGRFKGAGTVRAAQSARDPQAPEGRYATARLLVTVTNAEAIVPDGDGLWPKVRRGLSVSAAVLLTSVTWVVFGLCVVLPWAVIGLGGYRLVRRFVAPAPTTPAPAAPPAPPPAPA, from the coding sequence ATGTCCGAACACGTCTGGGTTCAGGAACACGCCGCCGCGTACCTCGCGGGCGGCCTCGACGCTCAGGAAGCGGAGCGCCTGGAGGCTCACGCCCGCGACTGCCCCGCGTGCAGTTCCGCCCTGGCCGCGGCCCAGCAACTCGACGGCGTGCTGAGCGAGTTGTTCACCACGGCCCGCCCCGATCCGGAGTTGGGGGACCGGGCCGTCGCCCGGCTGAGGGCCGTACCCCAACGGAAGGCGCTGCGCCGCGCAGCACGGTGGGCGGCGGCCGTCGCGGCTGTGCTGTTGCTCGCGAGCGTTGGCGCGGTCGCCGGCTCGCTCGCAGCTGCCAACGGCCTGCGGATGCCGGGTGGCACCGATGCGGCTCTGTTTCGCAAGGACGAGGAGGAGCTAGCAGAGGATAAAAGGAAGATAGCCTCAAAAAGCTCCCCGCGAGAGCGCTCACTAACAGAGCCGGCGACCGCTGATGGAAATGCAAGATCCATTGACGGATTTTCCGAAACGTCGCTGGCCTATGATCCGACCAATCCGAAAAAGTCGATCAGTGGGGACTTTTCGAGGCGTAGCGGGCAAGGGCAAGGTGGTGCGAATTTCGACGGCACATACACAGGTAATTTCTCTAATTATAATAGACCCTTTAATGGATACTATTCAAGTCAGCCTTTAAACGATCTCTTCATCAAAGAGCTGAAGATCAAACCGCCAGCGGCCGCGCCAGGCCTGTCCGGCCCGCCGGCCGGAGCCGGATCAGCCACTGGCATGACACCCGCCGACTCCGCCGCTGGTGTGCCCGGAATCAAGCAGATTCTCAACTTCTCTTACGGAGTGAAACCGGGCACGCCTGGTCATGACCCGAAAGATACCGTTCAGAAGAACCCGGAACCCAACCCAGAGCCGATGCGGCGGATCGTCCTCCGGTCCGGCGATATCGAGTTCGAGATCGAGTCGTTCGACGCGGCCAGCGCGACCGTCACCAAGCTGGTTCTGGGCGTGAAGGGGGCGTTCATCGCCACGGTCAACAGCGACAAGTTGACCAACGGGAAGGTGAAGGGCGCGATCACGGTCCGCGTCCCGCCCGAACACCTCGACGGGCTCGTCCTCGACCTGCGCCGCGAACTCGGCAAGGGCGGCGAACTGAAGGGCGTCAAGCTCGCCAGCCAGGACGTGACCAAGGCGTACACCGACCTGGAGAGCCGGCTGAAGGCCGCCCGCACGATGGAACAGCGGCTCCTTCAGATCATCAAGGACGGCAAGGGCGAGATCAAACAGCTCCTCGAGGCCGAAAAGGAACTCGGCATGTGGCGCACGAAGATCGAGGAACTCGAGGGCGAGATCCGGTACTACGCGAACCTCGCCGCGCTCAGCACGCTGACGATCACCCTGACCGAGCGCGAGATCAAGGCCGCCGCGACGATCACCGAGCGCGAAGTGGTTCAGGCCGGGGTCGAGGTGGAGGACGTGGACAAAGCCTACCAGCAGTTGCTGGCCGCTATCGCGGACCTGAAGGGGCGGATCATCAAGTCCGAACTGAAGCAACTGGCGGCGGGTCAGTTCAACGCCGCGCTGGCCTTCGAGTTGGCGGCCGAGTCGAGCGGGCCGATCCGCGACCGGCTCCGCATGCTGGGCCGCGTCGCCCGGCTGGAAATCGACCGCACCGTGCAGACCGAGGGCGGCACGCTCCCGAGCGGCGCGAAGGCGAAGCGCGGCGAAACGGGGTTCGTGGTGCAGCTCTACAACCTCGCCAACGTCACCCCGCGCGAAACGGTCACGCTTCAAGTCGCCGCGCCCGACGTCCCCGCCGCGTACCAGGCGCTCCGGGACGCCGTGGCGAAGACGACCGGCCGCGTGCTGGTCGCGCAACTGAACCAGTCCGACCGGCAGAACGTTGGCGCCCAGTTCGATTTCGAGGTCCGCCGGACCGATGAGGGGACCGTTCGCGCGACCCTGGACGCCGCGGGCGAAGAACTCACGCGCCAGGTGGCCCGCGCCGCCGAGACCGACAGCGTGACCGACACGAAGGTGCTGTACCGCGTAACGCTCGTGTCGGCGGGGCGCCTCAAGCCCCGCGAGACGATCACGCTGACCGTGGAGGTCGCGGACGTGGACGGCACGGCCACCCTGTTCGCCGCGCAGGTCGCCGAAGCCAGGGGCCGGCAGGTGGACGCGAAACTCGACCGCGACAGCAGCGGCCGGACGACGGCGACGCTGGTGTTCGAGGTGCCGCTGACGGCGGCGGACGGGCTGGTGGGACGCTTCAAGGGTGCGGGCACCGTGCGGGCGGCCCAATCCGCACGCGACCCGCAGGCGCCCGAGGGCCGGTACGCCACGGCCCGGCTGCTGGTAACGGTGACCAACGCCGAGGCCATCGTGCCGGACGGCGACGGGCTGTGGCCGAAGGTGCGGCGGGGGCTATCGGTCAGCGCCGCGGTGCTGCTGACATCGGTCACGTGGGTGGTGTTCGGGCTGTGCGTGGTGCTGCCGTGGGCGGTGATCGGGCTCGGCGGCTACCGACTCGTCCGCCGCTTCGTGGCCCCGGCTCCGACCACACCGGCGCCGGCCGCACCGCCCGCGCCCCCACCGGCACCGGCGTGA
- a CDS encoding ABC transporter permease — protein sequence MTWIALKMLMGDRSKYFAIVFGVSFACFLIAEQSAIFCGVMLRTVSPIRDTHGIDIWVMNSNVRYVDDLKPISDDDLYRVRSVPGVDWAVSLYRGQGQVQLASGVYQGVILMGLDDASLTGAPVHMLMGRIGDLQIPDSILVDEAGFHQMWPGEPVRTGKVIEMNQRRAVVVGVYRAAQTFMTMPIIYTRFSQATLFVPPTPTGRLTPFVLAKARPGTDPEDLARRIQARTGLKALTNEGFANLTMGYYLGHTGIPLNFGTTVVLAFLVGTAIAGQTFYLFTVENLKQFGTLKAMGMSDRRVVVMILTQGLVVGGIGYGIGVGLATVYGIFAQRALPLLAFFLPWQVLALTAAAMIVIVLLASLVSIRRALVLEPAVVFQGGA from the coding sequence GTGACCTGGATCGCTCTGAAGATGCTGATGGGGGACCGGAGCAAGTACTTCGCCATCGTCTTCGGTGTTAGTTTCGCCTGCTTCCTGATCGCCGAGCAGAGCGCCATCTTTTGCGGCGTCATGCTCCGCACCGTCAGCCCGATCCGCGACACCCACGGGATCGATATCTGGGTCATGAATTCGAACGTCCGTTACGTCGACGACCTGAAGCCCATCTCCGACGACGACCTCTACCGCGTGCGCAGCGTTCCCGGCGTGGACTGGGCCGTCAGCCTCTACCGCGGGCAGGGGCAGGTCCAGCTCGCCAGCGGGGTCTACCAGGGCGTGATCCTGATGGGCCTGGACGACGCCAGCTTGACGGGCGCCCCGGTTCACATGCTCATGGGGCGGATCGGCGACCTGCAAATCCCCGATTCGATCCTGGTCGATGAGGCCGGCTTTCACCAAATGTGGCCGGGCGAGCCCGTGCGGACCGGGAAGGTCATCGAGATGAACCAGCGCCGGGCCGTGGTCGTCGGCGTGTACCGGGCCGCCCAGACCTTCATGACCATGCCGATCATCTACACGCGCTTCAGCCAGGCCACGCTCTTCGTGCCGCCCACCCCGACCGGGCGGCTCACGCCCTTCGTGCTGGCCAAGGCGCGGCCCGGGACCGACCCCGAGGACCTGGCCCGGCGCATCCAGGCCCGGACCGGGCTGAAGGCGCTGACCAACGAGGGGTTCGCCAACCTGACGATGGGCTACTACCTGGGGCACACGGGCATCCCCCTCAACTTCGGAACCACGGTGGTCCTCGCGTTCCTCGTCGGGACCGCCATCGCGGGCCAGACGTTCTACCTGTTCACGGTGGAGAACCTCAAGCAGTTCGGCACCCTGAAGGCGATGGGCATGAGCGACCGCCGGGTCGTCGTCATGATCCTGACCCAGGGGCTGGTGGTGGGCGGCATCGGCTACGGGATCGGGGTCGGGCTGGCGACGGTCTACGGCATCTTCGCCCAGCGGGCGCTGCCGCTCCTGGCGTTCTTCCTGCCGTGGCAGGTGCTGGCCCTGACGGCCGCGGCCATGATCGTCATCGTGCTGCTCGCCAGCCTGGTGAGCATCCGGCGGGCGCTGGTTCTCGAACCGGCCGTCGTCTTCCAGGGGGGCGCATGA
- a CDS encoding tetratricopeptide repeat protein gives MSSVLFPGLTAHVNPAWPPGERDLLSRIAHLLGTGAAESALAALPESRSPWVRNARGVCLLRLGRPAQAVEVLRGLVFARHGLSVRPNVHPVFAANYATALLLDGNPDGFHGILSSVRDRSHPAVTRLDDAVWRWKVGMTFWQRVASIFGVGGPPLVIDFPPGEL, from the coding sequence ATGTCCAGTGTTCTGTTCCCGGGCCTTACTGCGCACGTAAACCCCGCCTGGCCCCCGGGCGAAAGAGATCTGCTTTCGCGGATCGCTCACCTCCTGGGCACGGGCGCTGCGGAGAGCGCGCTTGCGGCCCTGCCCGAGTCTCGTTCCCCGTGGGTCCGTAACGCCCGCGGCGTCTGCCTGCTGCGACTCGGCCGCCCCGCTCAGGCGGTCGAAGTCCTGCGGGGCCTGGTGTTCGCTCGGCACGGTCTCTCCGTCCGTCCGAACGTCCACCCGGTCTTCGCGGCGAACTACGCCACGGCCCTACTGCTGGACGGGAACCCCGACGGGTTCCACGGCATCCTGAGCAGCGTTCGCGACCGGAGCCACCCGGCCGTCACCCGCCTCGACGATGCCGTGTGGCGGTGGAAAGTGGGAATGACGTTCTGGCAGCGGGTGGCGTCGATCTTCGGGGTCGGCGGACCGCCGCTCGTGATCGATTTCCCGCCGGGTGAACTGTGA
- a CDS encoding RNA polymerase sigma factor, whose product MPLGQADRLMPTLRRVVLARQSAARSDGDLLGAFVLARDAEAFAELVRRHGPMVLGVCRRVVGDRTTADDAFQAAFLVLARRARRSARGSGSATGCTGSRTARR is encoded by the coding sequence ATGCCCCTCGGGCAAGCCGATCGTCTGATGCCGACCCTGCGGCGGGTCGTTCTCGCCCGCCAGTCGGCGGCCCGGTCCGACGGCGACCTGCTCGGCGCGTTCGTACTCGCGCGCGACGCGGAGGCGTTCGCGGAACTGGTGCGCCGGCACGGGCCGATGGTGCTGGGCGTGTGCCGCCGCGTGGTGGGCGACCGAACCACCGCGGACGACGCGTTCCAGGCGGCGTTCCTGGTGCTGGCCCGGCGCGCGCGTCGGTCCGCCCGCGGGAGCGGGTCGGCAACTGGCTGTACGGGGTCGCGTACCGCACGGCGCTGA
- a CDS encoding cation:proton antiporter, which yields MHGAELITTLTCGLAAALAFGYTTHRLGLSPIVGYLLAGVAVGPHTPGFVADPHIAEQFAEVGVILLMFGVGLHFHVGELLAVRRLAVPGAAAQILGTAALGTGAAAAFGWAWPAAVVFGLSVSVASTVVLTRVLGDRHELHTPLGHIAVGWLVVQDLFAVFVLVLLPPLLGAGGADAGRLAVLVGLAAAKIAALAVAVLVVGGRVVPWLLRHGAASHSRELFTLTVLVVALGIAVGSAELFGVSMALGAFLAGMVVARTDFSLRATADALPMRDAFAVLFFVSVGMLLDPAFLVRSPGLVLAALAVVVIGTPVVTAGAVLLLGRPVRTAVGLGLALGQIGEFSFIVAGLGKALGALPDDGLHAVVAVAIVSISINPLLYRLAGPIDRWIAGSPRLARLRAERNRTAASAGTAEEADPRFRAVVVGYGPVGQTVCRLLRENGIEPTVVEMNLGTVERLRTEGTVAVYGDAAHPDTLAAAGGHKADTLVLSASGLTGAEEVVRLARELNPRVRVLARSAYLRERSRLRGAGADEVYAGEGEVALAMTESILRALGAPPEQIDRERERVRADLFGETAADNRERPSAAAEPRRPARAGELNDDR from the coding sequence ATGCACGGGGCCGAGCTGATCACCACACTCACCTGCGGCCTGGCCGCGGCGCTGGCCTTCGGGTACACGACCCACCGGCTCGGGCTCTCGCCGATCGTCGGATACCTGCTGGCCGGGGTCGCGGTCGGCCCCCACACTCCGGGGTTCGTGGCCGATCCGCACATCGCCGAGCAGTTTGCCGAAGTCGGGGTGATCCTGCTCATGTTCGGCGTGGGGCTCCACTTCCACGTCGGGGAGCTGTTGGCCGTCCGCCGGCTGGCCGTGCCCGGGGCCGCGGCACAGATCCTGGGGACCGCGGCCCTCGGGACCGGTGCCGCCGCCGCATTCGGTTGGGCCTGGCCGGCGGCGGTCGTGTTCGGGCTGTCCGTGTCGGTCGCCAGTACCGTCGTCCTGACCCGCGTGCTCGGTGACCGGCACGAACTGCACACGCCGCTCGGCCACATCGCGGTCGGGTGGCTCGTCGTACAAGATCTGTTCGCGGTGTTCGTCCTCGTTCTCCTGCCCCCGCTCCTCGGGGCGGGTGGGGCCGACGCCGGGCGGCTGGCGGTTCTGGTCGGGCTGGCGGCGGCCAAGATCGCCGCTCTGGCGGTCGCCGTGCTGGTGGTCGGTGGGCGGGTCGTCCCGTGGCTGTTGCGGCACGGCGCGGCGTCGCACTCGCGCGAGCTGTTCACTCTGACGGTACTGGTCGTCGCCCTGGGGATCGCGGTCGGCTCGGCCGAACTGTTCGGCGTGTCGATGGCCCTTGGGGCGTTCCTCGCCGGGATGGTGGTCGCGCGCACGGACTTCTCCCTCCGCGCGACCGCGGACGCCCTCCCGATGCGGGACGCGTTCGCCGTTCTGTTCTTCGTCTCGGTCGGGATGCTCCTGGACCCGGCGTTCCTGGTGCGGAGCCCGGGGCTCGTTCTCGCCGCCCTGGCGGTCGTCGTGATCGGCACGCCGGTGGTCACGGCCGGGGCCGTACTCCTTCTCGGTCGGCCGGTCCGGACCGCGGTCGGGCTGGGGCTCGCCCTGGGCCAGATCGGGGAGTTCTCGTTCATCGTGGCCGGTCTGGGGAAGGCCCTCGGCGCGCTGCCCGACGACGGTCTGCACGCCGTCGTCGCGGTCGCCATTGTGTCGATCTCGATCAACCCGCTGCTCTATCGTCTGGCGGGACCGATTGACCGCTGGATCGCCGGCAGCCCGCGCCTGGCGCGTCTCCGCGCGGAACGCAACCGAACCGCCGCATCAGCCGGGACCGCCGAAGAGGCCGATCCGCGGTTCCGGGCGGTGGTGGTCGGGTACGGCCCGGTCGGACAGACCGTGTGCCGGTTGCTCCGCGAGAACGGGATCGAGCCGACGGTGGTCGAGATGAACCTGGGCACCGTCGAGCGCTTGAGGACCGAAGGGACCGTCGCCGTGTACGGCGACGCGGCCCACCCGGACACGCTGGCGGCAGCGGGGGGCCATAAGGCCGATACGCTGGTGCTGAGCGCGTCCGGGCTGACCGGGGCCGAGGAAGTGGTGCGCCTGGCGCGGGAACTGAACCCGCGCGTCCGGGTGCTGGCCCGATCGGCTTACCTGCGCGAGCGTTCGCGGCTGCGCGGCGCGGGGGCCGACGAGGTGTACGCCGGCGAGGGGGAGGTGGCCCTGGCCATGACCGAATCGATCCTGCGGGCGCTCGGCGCGCCGCCCGAGCAGATCGATCGGGAACGGGAACGGGTCCGGGCGGACCTGTTCGGAGAAACCGCGGCGGACAACCGCGAGCGCCCGTCGGCCGCGGCCGAGCCCCGTCGCCCCGCCCGCGCGGGCGAGTTGAACGACGACCGATAA
- a CDS encoding M61 family metallopeptidase produces the protein MRRYAVFAVLLCAAPAPAADPPAPVTVEVDLSNLGRRIVHNKVSFAAAPGPLTLNYPRWVPGTHSPIGPVSEQAGFRVRAGGKTLEWKRDDVDSHAYHVTVPEGAGTVEVTFDLLLQPPGTGAGLGSTLTAASPKLAVLNWNEVLVYPKADGAMARSVHASVKFPSGWKYGTALTADKTDGDRVLFAAVPLEELVDSPVLCGEHVKEVAIGPKDGPRHRVVLACDSEAGLDVAPETKASWDRLVAETGKLFGARHYRAYTFLLALSDQVPSFGLEHHESSDNRLPELALTTPPVRRTAAALLPHEFVHSWNGKFRRPADMIVADYQQAQKTRLLWVYEGLTNYLGEILAVRSGLLTAEDGRDVLAATADQMAHSRGRAWRPLDDTAAVNWVLLSAPRGWTSYRRSLDYYPEGTLVWLEIDVMIRTKTKGEKSLDDFCRRFHGGPGGKPAVKGYALDDVAAALNEVVKHDWKGHLTRRVSVANETPPLEGITGGGWTLTYGDKPTALAEASEGMSKSLNLFPSIGVSISGGKVADVLPDGPAFKAGLAPGVKVMAVNGREYTDAGMKAAVAATKDGGKLELLTKTGDFYKTLTIDYKGGLKYPRLERGTGPDLLGEIFKPLDPAAKP, from the coding sequence ATGCGACGTTATGCCGTGTTCGCCGTCCTGTTGTGCGCCGCGCCGGCGCCCGCGGCCGACCCGCCCGCGCCCGTCACGGTCGAAGTGGACCTGTCGAACCTCGGGCGCCGGATCGTTCACAACAAGGTCTCGTTCGCGGCCGCGCCCGGCCCGCTCACCCTGAACTACCCGCGCTGGGTGCCCGGCACCCACAGCCCCATCGGACCCGTCAGCGAGCAAGCCGGGTTCCGCGTGAGGGCCGGCGGGAAGACGCTGGAGTGGAAACGCGACGACGTGGACTCCCACGCCTACCACGTCACCGTTCCCGAAGGGGCGGGCACTGTTGAGGTGACGTTCGATCTGCTCCTGCAACCGCCCGGCACCGGCGCGGGGCTCGGCAGCACGCTCACCGCGGCGAGCCCGAAGCTGGCGGTCCTGAACTGGAACGAGGTGCTCGTGTACCCGAAGGCCGACGGGGCAATGGCCCGGTCGGTCCACGCGAGCGTGAAGTTCCCGAGCGGCTGGAAGTACGGCACCGCACTGACCGCCGACAAAACCGACGGCGACCGCGTCCTGTTCGCGGCCGTTCCGCTCGAAGAACTGGTCGATTCGCCCGTGCTGTGCGGGGAACACGTTAAGGAGGTCGCGATCGGGCCGAAGGACGGGCCGAGGCACCGGGTCGTTCTGGCGTGCGACAGCGAGGCCGGGCTCGACGTGGCGCCGGAGACGAAGGCGAGCTGGGACCGGCTCGTGGCCGAGACCGGCAAGCTGTTCGGCGCGCGGCACTACCGGGCGTACACGTTCCTCCTGGCGCTCAGCGACCAGGTGCCGTCCTTCGGGCTCGAACACCACGAGTCCAGCGACAACCGGCTGCCGGAACTGGCGCTCACCACGCCGCCGGTTCGGCGGACGGCGGCGGCGCTGCTCCCGCACGAGTTCGTTCACTCGTGGAACGGCAAGTTCCGCCGCCCGGCCGACATGATCGTGGCCGACTACCAGCAGGCCCAGAAGACGCGCCTCCTGTGGGTGTACGAGGGGCTGACGAACTACCTCGGCGAAATCCTGGCGGTGCGGAGCGGCCTGCTCACGGCGGAGGACGGCCGCGACGTTCTCGCCGCCACCGCCGACCAGATGGCGCACTCCCGCGGGCGGGCGTGGCGGCCGCTCGACGACACGGCGGCGGTCAACTGGGTGCTCCTCTCCGCGCCCCGGGGCTGGACGTCCTACCGCCGGTCGCTCGACTACTACCCGGAGGGGACGCTCGTGTGGCTGGAGATCGACGTGATGATCCGCACGAAGACGAAGGGGGAGAAGTCGCTCGACGACTTCTGCCGGCGGTTCCACGGCGGCCCGGGCGGCAAGCCCGCCGTGAAGGGCTACGCCCTCGACGACGTGGCCGCGGCGCTGAACGAGGTGGTGAAGCACGACTGGAAGGGGCACCTCACCCGCCGCGTGAGCGTCGCGAACGAAACCCCGCCGCTCGAAGGGATCACCGGCGGCGGCTGGACGCTGACCTACGGCGACAAGCCGACCGCGCTCGCCGAAGCGAGTGAGGGGATGTCGAAGTCGCTGAACCTGTTCCCGTCGATCGGGGTCTCGATCTCCGGCGGAAAGGTCGCGGACGTGTTGCCGGACGGTCCCGCGTTCAAGGCCGGGCTGGCGCCCGGGGTGAAGGTGATGGCGGTGAACGGTCGGGAGTACACCGACGCCGGGATGAAGGCCGCGGTCGCCGCGACGAAGGACGGCGGGAAACTCGAATTGTTGACCAAGACCGGGGACTTCTACAAGACGCTCACGATCGACTACAAGGGCGGGCTGAAGTACCCGCGGCTGGAACGCGGCACGGGACCGGACCTCCTCGGTGAGATCTTCAAGCCGCTCGACCCGGCCGCCAAGCCGTAA